The Thalassophryne amazonica chromosome 6, fThaAma1.1, whole genome shotgun sequence genome includes a region encoding these proteins:
- the rassf11 gene encoding ras association domain-containing protein 8: MEVKVFVDDVQRVVCGVTEETTCEEVVITLAQALSQTGCYTLREKFKDFERSMTPTEHLLESLRKYGEQAREVQLILLHSGPSPRDGMSRTKLSRYPPCPPIRRRDAGVKTRWRSGSLSLHRQSLPPLSCSQQEAEQPPADQKRAKRKSLSLVEEARGWLESLGKGKVYNAVCDTESSKKSNKSQQTSVEISVGKVKSVRSSLLSKVRGQKSLKSDMDHHSSCCMGSQVREKEHKYLKKTQEVKPDCLSECAIIREEKNRLRETIKLQCAHLQDLQLHMRHLDKQIIELEEQQRTKKDEQEAQKKVIEEELEQIAFWENELKAEEGHEKDLQREFLEMRAKVIECKAKLEEYKDATHGLSLSVQNSTQKDSETSSKGGETAATEIIAEDQQQQKDEQKPTPETNTNRKFLDPPQALVPPNQIKERRPTGPTELREWWTRWSETQNPKGREAKTKSVHRSELTIYLGNAKV; encoded by the exons ATGGAAGTGAAGGTGTTCGTGGATGATGTCCAACGTGTGGTATGTGGTGTCACTGAGGAAACGACGTGTGAAGAAGTAGTCATCACGTTGGCTCAAGCCTTGA GTCAGACGGGATGCTACACCTTACGGGAAAAATTCAAAGACTTTGAGCGGAGCATGACTCCCACCGAACATCTTCTGGAATCTCTTCGGAAGTACGGAGAGCAGGCCAGGGAGGTCCAGCTCATTCTGCTCCACAGCGGGCCATCTCCGCGGGACGGAATGAGCAGAACAAAGCTCAGCAGATACCCGCCGTGCCCGCCCATAAGAAGAAGAGACGCTGGTGTCAAAACGCGGTGGCGCAGTGGTTCGCTCAGTCTGCATCGCCAAAGCTTGCCGCCATTATCCTGCTCACAACAGGAAGCCGAGCAGCCACCAGCAGACCAGAAAAGGGCTAAGAGGAAGTCACTGAGCCTTGTGGAAGAGGCTCGTGGTTGGCTGGAAAGTCTCGGGAAAGGCAAAGTTTACAACGCCGTCTGCGATACAGAAAGCAGCAAGAAATCCAACAAAAGTCAGCAAACCTCTGTGGAGATTTCTGTCGGTAAAGTTAAATCAGTGCGAAGTAGTCTGTTGAGCAAAGTCAGGGGTCAGAAAAGTTTAAAATCAGACATGGACCATCACAGCTCCTGCTGTATGGGGAGTCAGGTGAGGGAAAAGGAACACAAATATTTAAAGAAAACCCAAGAGGTCAAACCCGACTGCCTGTCAGAGTGCGCGATAATCAGAGAAGAGAAAAACAGGTTGCGAGAAACCATCAAACTGCAATGTGCCCATCTGCAGGATTTACAGCTCCACATGAGACATTTAGACAAACAGATCATAGAGCTTGAGGAACAACAGAGGACCAAAAAGGACGAGCAGGAAGCTCAGAAGAAAGTTATCGAAGAGGAGCTCGAGCAGATAGCCTTTTGGGAGAACGAGCTCAAAGCAGAAGAAGGTCACGAGAAAGATCTGCAGCGCGAGTTCCTGGAGATGAGGGCAAAGGTCATCGAGTGTAAAGCCAAACTGGAAGAGTACAAGGACGCCACGCATGGGTTGAGTTTAAGTGTTCAGAACTCGACTCAGAAAGACTCAGAAACAAGTTCCAAAGGTGGTGAAACCGCTGCCACGGAGATTATAGCTGAAGACCAGCAGCAGCAGAAAGACGAGCAAAAGCCAACGCCCGAGACAAACACCAACAGGAAATTCCTCGACCCTCCTCAAGCTCTGGTTCCTCCAAACCAGATAAAAGAACGCCGGCCCACGGGACCCACTGAGCTCAGGGAGTGGTGGACGCGCTGGTCTGAGACTCAAAATCCGAAAGGCAGAGAGGCTAAAACAAAGTCCGTTCACCGTTCTGAGCTCACGATTTATCTGGGCAATGCCAAAGTTTAG